From Actinoplanes oblitus, a single genomic window includes:
- a CDS encoding SMI1/KNR4 family protein yields MVTHLLLAEKSTFDAPGDKRCEPILSDPTGTITGVIHEDDLAFEAARARVRAGEYLDSMPGLPGEDTEGGGVFQYAPDGRLQRVYSRWHVGFREARDLGCIPDLPPLHPASPDAVEACETAIGRSLPPLLRRCYLELGNGGFGPSYGLMSIEELAHAVPDRDSWPMSLAPACTFLLPVSSWGCGIESCIDLCSQDAQMWVIDPNYGPDNEADPVQFPHGTASLVLYPHGMTFASWLHRWARQDLSLPLVVEDEETGAWRHATDTD; encoded by the coding sequence ATGGTCACGCATCTGCTTCTGGCCGAGAAGAGTACGTTCGATGCCCCCGGTGACAAGCGTTGCGAGCCGATCTTGTCAGACCCTACTGGAACGATCACCGGTGTGATTCATGAAGACGATCTTGCTTTCGAGGCGGCGCGTGCGCGTGTTCGAGCTGGTGAGTACCTGGACTCGATGCCCGGCCTGCCCGGGGAAGACACCGAGGGCGGTGGCGTCTTCCAATACGCACCTGATGGGCGACTGCAGCGCGTCTACTCCCGGTGGCATGTCGGGTTCCGGGAGGCACGAGACTTAGGGTGCATTCCGGACCTGCCGCCGCTCCATCCGGCGTCGCCCGATGCTGTCGAGGCCTGCGAAACGGCGATCGGTCGCTCCTTGCCGCCCCTGCTGCGGCGTTGCTACCTGGAACTGGGTAACGGTGGTTTCGGACCGAGCTACGGCTTGATGTCCATCGAGGAACTGGCGCACGCCGTTCCCGACAGAGACAGCTGGCCGATGTCTCTCGCCCCCGCCTGCACATTCCTGCTGCCCGTATCGTCCTGGGGCTGCGGAATCGAGTCGTGCATCGACTTGTGCAGCCAAGACGCCCAAATGTGGGTCATAGACCCGAACTACGGGCCTGACAACGAAGCCGACCCTGTGCAGTTCCCACATGGCACGGCCAGCCTGGTCCTGTATCCGCACGGGATGACATTCGCATCCTGGCTGCACCGATGGGCGCGGCAAGACCTCTCACTTCCGTTGGTAGTCGAGGACGAAGAAACGGGCGCATGGCGCCACGCGACCGATACTGACTAG
- a CDS encoding DUF6193 family natural product biosynthesis protein, translating into MMASMEHAVKDLVEAGWQTVRADGRVHADLLKAAYAEPRLRCLFPWTGMGELHFSRCTEWPWGWDIPYIEPAPGGAYRVAGPSRSQTVGPAATAREAVAMVVERLPPGADVVFVGRWDELLAREAGGSRPEAGQ; encoded by the coding sequence ATGATGGCCTCGATGGAACATGCGGTAAAGGACCTGGTCGAAGCGGGCTGGCAAACAGTACGTGCAGATGGGCGAGTGCACGCGGACCTGCTGAAAGCCGCCTATGCCGAGCCTCGCTTGCGATGTCTGTTTCCCTGGACCGGGATGGGCGAGCTGCATTTCAGTCGCTGCACCGAGTGGCCCTGGGGGTGGGACATCCCGTACATCGAGCCGGCGCCGGGAGGCGCCTATCGAGTTGCCGGACCTAGTCGAAGTCAGACTGTCGGACCAGCGGCAACCGCAAGAGAAGCTGTCGCGATGGTGGTTGAACGTCTTCCACCTGGCGCCGATGTTGTTTTCGTCGGCCGGTGGGACGAACTCCTTGCCCGCGAGGCGGGAGGCTCGCGGCCAGAAGCCGGACAGTAG
- a CDS encoding DUF4259 domain-containing protein: protein MGTWDVGPFDNDDAADFAFELDDGPAHTRIEMIGAVLERVASPADNDPRLSDAPRAVAAAALIAAQYPGGAPITSAHGPTTPMPEFPAYLRNLAIDALDRVITTPTWLAEHWDATPHGPAWRQTISELRKVLDPPQRESLFDL, encoded by the coding sequence ATGGGAACCTGGGACGTCGGCCCGTTCGACAACGACGACGCCGCCGACTTCGCCTTCGAACTGGACGACGGACCAGCACACACCCGCATCGAAATGATCGGCGCCGTCCTCGAACGCGTCGCCAGTCCAGCCGACAATGACCCCCGGCTCTCGGACGCCCCGCGAGCCGTCGCCGCCGCTGCCCTGATCGCCGCGCAGTACCCAGGCGGCGCACCCATCACCTCGGCTCACGGCCCGACCACGCCGATGCCCGAGTTCCCGGCCTATCTCCGGAACCTCGCCATTGACGCCCTGGACCGCGTAATCACGACACCTACCTGGCTCGCCGAGCACTGGGACGCGACACCCCACGGCCCAGCATGGCGCCAGACCATCTCTGAGCTGCGCAAAGTACTCGACCCGCCGCAACGCGAATCGCTCTTCGACCTCTGA
- a CDS encoding ParB/RepB/Spo0J family partition protein — MTTIDTTTGSDPTAVPAEADNDRPGTSVAPAVLTGEIFTGEIRPDGGDQQPLPFRVGVLDARELLDSPLHRRKDLGDLSGLRKSIELMGVREPLVVLSRRRPAATSPELPATEQGTVSGDEPGEAQEPIETFEVLVGKRRQYAAIAAERPMVPCWIAEDESEAFHIISVLEANSHRKDFEATEEADSYQLLLDYGWDEEAIAKARNLPVEQIKTAVKARRLPARAQQSLNAGTLTLEMAQLLEEFADSPAEQQQLLAYADDEWKLKHEASKVRGRHAYARSRDQAKLQLLVDGVDLTPKPRDFGYTSCTAVAAENLLDTEGQPVDVEQVKKLPGFHAFVEKQGSQARTVVYCEDPAKYGYTLKTNSAYPGLSPQEIAAKQEQERQHAEFLERLRLAGAVRREFIVATYGSAKTARKLLLDAQRAAASDNLRFFRDLDDLYRSLGGLTGAEIGKAALDRVQRSLVAKYVCGQEYNLAKAEQGHAAYLSGDPAIAWLDRLKADKYPPSDAENELYQSLLPAPQAEEPDEDDVEKEPAEASGTAATSRTEQDDSADTAAPDLEDGPATGLSTGQPDIHVGGTPDGLDQTEYAPAA, encoded by the coding sequence GTGACCACCATCGACACCACCACCGGCTCCGATCCGACCGCCGTGCCCGCCGAGGCCGACAACGACCGGCCCGGCACCAGCGTCGCACCCGCTGTTCTCACCGGCGAGATCTTCACCGGCGAGATCCGGCCCGACGGCGGTGACCAGCAGCCGCTGCCGTTCCGGGTGGGCGTCCTCGACGCCCGTGAGCTGCTCGACAGCCCGCTGCACAGGCGCAAGGACCTCGGCGACCTGTCCGGGCTGCGCAAGTCGATCGAGCTGATGGGGGTCCGTGAACCGCTGGTCGTGTTGTCGCGGCGTCGGCCCGCGGCCACGTCCCCTGAGCTGCCGGCTACCGAGCAGGGCACCGTCTCCGGCGACGAGCCGGGCGAGGCTCAGGAACCGATCGAAACCTTCGAGGTTCTGGTCGGCAAGCGGCGCCAGTACGCTGCCATCGCCGCCGAGCGGCCGATGGTGCCGTGCTGGATCGCCGAGGACGAGTCCGAGGCATTCCACATCATCTCCGTGCTGGAGGCCAACTCCCACCGCAAGGACTTCGAGGCGACCGAGGAAGCCGATTCCTACCAGCTGCTGCTGGACTACGGCTGGGACGAGGAAGCGATCGCCAAGGCGCGCAATCTCCCGGTCGAGCAGATAAAGACCGCGGTCAAGGCGCGCCGGCTGCCGGCCCGAGCCCAGCAGTCGCTCAACGCCGGCACGCTGACGCTGGAGATGGCTCAGCTCCTCGAGGAGTTCGCGGACTCGCCCGCGGAGCAGCAGCAGCTGCTCGCCTACGCCGACGATGAGTGGAAGCTCAAGCACGAGGCCAGCAAGGTGCGCGGCAGGCACGCGTACGCCCGCAGCCGCGACCAGGCGAAACTTCAGCTGCTCGTCGACGGCGTCGACCTCACCCCCAAGCCGCGCGATTTCGGCTACACCAGCTGTACCGCGGTCGCCGCCGAGAACCTGCTCGACACCGAAGGGCAGCCCGTCGACGTCGAGCAGGTCAAGAAGCTGCCGGGCTTCCACGCGTTCGTCGAGAAGCAGGGCAGCCAGGCCAGGACCGTCGTGTACTGCGAGGACCCGGCCAAGTACGGCTACACCCTCAAGACGAACAGTGCCTACCCGGGTCTGAGCCCGCAGGAGATCGCGGCCAAGCAGGAGCAGGAGCGTCAGCACGCGGAGTTCCTGGAGCGGCTGCGCCTGGCCGGCGCCGTGCGTCGGGAGTTCATCGTGGCCACCTACGGCAGCGCGAAGACCGCCCGCAAACTGCTTCTCGACGCCCAGCGCGCCGCCGCCTCCGACAACCTCCGATTCTTCCGCGACCTCGACGATCTGTACCGGTCCCTCGGTGGTCTCACCGGGGCGGAGATCGGCAAAGCGGCCCTGGACCGGGTGCAGCGCAGTCTGGTCGCGAAGTACGTGTGCGGCCAGGAGTACAACCTGGCCAAGGCCGAACAAGGCCATGCGGCGTACCTGTCCGGCGACCCGGCGATCGCCTGGCTCGACCGGCTCAAGGCCGACAAGTACCCCCCGAGCGACGCCGAGAACGAGCTCTACCAGTCGCTGCTGCCGGCACCACAGGCCGAGGAGCCCGACGAGGACGACGTCGAGAAGGAGCCGGCCGAGGCCAGCGGCACCGCCGCCACGTCGCGCACCGAGCAGGACGACAGCGCGGACACCGCGGCACCGGACCTCGAAGACGGGCCGGCCACCGGCCTCAGCACCGGGCAGCCGGACATCCACGTCGGCGGCACGCCGGACGGCCTGGACCAGACCGAGTACGCCCCCGCCGCCTGA